The window CATTACCGATCCCATACATGACCTCCTTGAGAACAGACGAACTCACAAAGAAATAGTGATGACCGAGTATGCTTATCGAAGTGTGGTCGATAGACTGCGAGCCTACACGGCATGGTGTCTTTGGTCAGACAAGAACTATTACCAGGAGCTCATTGATCCCAGGACTCAAAAGAACATCTGGGATTCAGGACCGGCCCGGGAAATCCTCCAAAATGCCAAAAAACTGCAATCCTACGAAAGGTTTTACGGTCCACTGGATTCCGAGATTGACGAGAACAAACTGAGGCAGGGACGAAGAAACATGGAAGCATTGTACAGGGAGAAGATTCGACGAATAGAGGACTGGCTGGGTGATACCAAGGTCAAGCATTGGTCCAATAAGCTGAAGGACAATTATAGGTCTCGACAATTCTCATTTTTCAGTCTGTTTGGAGAGGATAGCAAAATAACAGGGGAGTGTAGGGGACGTTCTTAAGAAATTAAATAACTTTTCAATACCGCTTAAGCGCCTTAGGCAAGGGAAACGAAGAGTTTCTTAATTTGTCCACTCCCGTGGCCCTGGAAGAGAAACTGGGCAGGGGAGAATTGGGGTCGGGGAGAATTGGGGTCAAATCTTTATTCTTGACAAATACACTTCCCATCGGCGTGCAAAGGTTGGAATGACAGTTAGAAATTCAAGAATGAAAATGTGACCCCGTGACCCTGCTAAATAATTCGACCCGTGTTGAAGGGGTCCAGAAGGGAGCGTATCGTGCAAGATAACAAGGATTCTCACAAGCATCCGTTGCACAAAAAGATCGGCGATGCTCTGACTGAGATCATCAACGCAGTAGCTGACTCCAAAATTGAATTCTTCTTAGACCCAGCCTGTGGTGGAGACCAGAACTTACCCATATTCTCGACGGCGTTCAAGAGCAATCCAACGGAATATTGTAATGTTGATGCCTTGGTTCTTTCAGACACGCAAATCAAGATAATTATCGAAATAGAAGAGGCCAACATAAAACCGACACAAATATGCGGTAAGTATTTGACGTCCGCACTGGGTAGGTATTTCATCCATGCCAACAATAAAAAAGGCCAGCAACAGAATGAGCAAGTTGGCATGGATGAAAAGGTATCTTTCATTCAGGTTCTGGATGGCTCTAAGCTAGAAAGGCAGTCAAAAAAACCGGACCAATTCAAGAATATCGAAAAGTCGATTCAGGATATTCTCCCGGTAAAAGGGAGCAATATCCACTCCTATAAGATTATATTTTTTGAAAACGCTGATGACAAAGAAAGGTTGGACAGATTCAAGAAATATGTTCTTAGCTGCCTTTCGTGACTTCTGACCCCACGACTTCACCTTTGCCCGATGGCCAATTGAGAGGTTGGGACATTTGGGGTCAAATCTTTATTCTTGACAATTCCCCCCCTGATACCTTCCCCCCCCATGGCGCGCACTTTGCGGATCCAGTACGAGAATGCCGTCTATCATGTCACCTGCCGGGGGAACGACAGGCAGGATATCTTTGCTGATGATTGTCAACACGGCCCCAGAAACGCAGCAGGTGTCGTGAGCGCCGGGGACCTTACCCCTGGGCGGCCTTCTTCAGTACCTCTTCCGCCCACTGGTTGAGGCTCTTGCCTTCCACTTTTGCGGCCACCAGGGCCCTTGCGTGGACCTCCGGGGAGACGCGAAGCATCATCTTGCCGGAAGCCGCCTTGAGCGGGCTTCTGCCCGTGGCCTTGCAGTCCGTCAGGTAGTGGTTCACGGCGGCCTCGAAATCCGCCCTGAGCCCGTCCACCGTTTCACCATGAAAGGTGATCCTGTCCGTGATCCCGATGACCGTTCCGACGAATATGCCGTCTCTCGGGTCGAATTCCACCCGGGCCGTGTATCCTTTGTAGGTCATAACGTTCCTCATGGCTTCACCTCCAGTTCTGTCAGCCATTCCCGCACCTGTTCGACCTGGTACTTCTTCGCTTCCTTGCCCGGATGCGGCCGGTGCAGGTATTGCCGGCTTCCGTTCAGTTCAAAGACAACCCGGGAACCGGCGCCTTCCCGCGTCTCTCCCCCGAGAGCGGCCACCAGGGCCTCGATGTCGGAAAAGATGATGTTGCCCCGGGTGGGGATGGACATGATCGCCTCGAACGTTCGCCGGTGCTTCGCCTTCATACTGAATGCTAGCACATTATGATAGCAAAGGCAAGGAAGGGACCTGTATTCGAAAAGACCATCCTGCCAAGCTTTTCACCCCCTGATGGCTATGACATAGACAAAACAGCCTCCCCGCGCGGAATTACGGAATTGGGGTCAAATCTTGATTCTTGACAAATACACTTCCCAGCGGCGTACAAAGGCTGGAATGACAGTTAGAAATTCAAGAATAAACGGCCTGTTGCCCAAACCTCCCGTTCCAAAAAGCCTGTTTCACAAAAGACCTGTCTCACGCCCGTTCGTCGCTAAAGCTCCTCACTGGAGGCATAACAGAGAGCATAAGGAGGAAGACAAAAGACCTTCCCGGGGATCCGTGAGACGTCAGGTCTCCCCGGGAACTTTCAATCCCGCAAGCGGGATAAGAAAGAATATATTCCATACAAACCCGC is drawn from Syntrophorhabdaceae bacterium and contains these coding sequences:
- a CDS encoding type II toxin-antitoxin system HicB family antitoxin; the protein is MRNVMTYKGYTARVEFDPRDGIFVGTVIGITDRITFHGETVDGLRADFEAAVNHYLTDCKATGRSPLKAASGKMMLRVSPEVHARALVAAKVEGKSLNQWAEEVLKKAAQG
- a CDS encoding type II toxin-antitoxin system HicA family toxin, which encodes MKAKHRRTFEAIMSIPTRGNIIFSDIEALVAALGGETREGAGSRVVFELNGSRQYLHRPHPGKEAKKYQVEQVREWLTELEVKP